ATCTGAATGTTAGGATAATTCTGCTTAAACACTTGAAACACAGCATTTATGGCTTCACGTTCTCCACCAGCTGTCCACCAATGATATATTACTAGCTCAGCCTGTGGAGGAGCGGTTGTAGTTGTAGTAGTGGTTGGTGGTGCCGTTGTAGTTGTAGCGGGTCCGGGTGTTCTAGACCAGCCCCACCAAGCAATTCCAGCAAGGATTCCTATTATAACTAGTAGTGTAATAATAATAGCTGTAGACTTAGTTAAAGCTGAATAAGGCATGTAATTTCACCGACCCCACATATGTTTCACGATAATTATATATAATACCGTAAAAAATATATTTTTCTTATCCATATTAAGACGCAACTACAGCAATTATAAACATGTCACTAGCCAATCGTTTGCCGAAATAAATATGCATAATCACAATATATATTATTATATTATTGTATTTATCAGCTGAGACAGGTTTATTCATCCCCTATATGGGTCTTTCCCGTGGAATCATCATTCCTCTATATATTCAATTATTTCGTGGTAAGTGTTTCTTTTACAGTATGGGCAATAATGGTAGAGCTCTTTAAACTCTTTCTTCAATGGATAGCTTACTAGTAGCTTCCACTTATTCCCGCATGTTTTACATCGGAGTATCCAGTATGTCATTTATTTCCCCTTCCAACCCTGATTATTCCTTTTTCGATCAGTTTATTGAGTGTTTTTCTTAAAACTTTTCTCACAATATATCTTTTATTAAGTGTTCCGAATAATCTTACCGCAGTTGATCGGATACTGCCCGTTCTCGTAAGATCCAATAGGATCTCCTTATCTTTTCCACCTAATTCGTCTTCTAAGTATCTCAGTGCTATGCGGGCAATGTCTGCTGGTGCTAGTCCTAGATATGGATCCTCGGTTTCTAAATGATCTAGTCTCTGAATAACCTTGAACTCGATAATTGTTACCCATTCATCATCTTTTATGCCTGGATAAACTTTTTTCAATTCATTAACTAGTTCTTCACGGCTGGAAAAACCATCTTTTACCGCATCTTCATCTGTTAATTCATGTAGGCGTTTATAGTATACTCTCTCAACATATATTTTCGCTATAGGTCTTCCTGCACCATGAACTATTATTTCTTTATATCTAGGTTTAACAATTCCTCTCCTAATAGTAGCTTTCTTCCTACCGCTGAGAATACCGTTTATATACTTTCCCTTAACCATTAGGTGTCTTCCAATAAACTTCCTAGATTCTCTAGTCGTCAAGTTACTCCCCAATCATTGAGAAGACTTAGCTAAAAATATTGCTAATAAAGTATTTTATGCATGATAACTAGGTATAGGTCTCTTACTCAGGTACTTAGGCATTGTTAAGGATACTCTGGGATAATTCTTTGTTTCCTCCTCTAAGATCCTTATCAGCTCATCGGTAACCATGACTTTTTGATCATTTGTTCTCCTTATTCTAACATTTATAGTATTACTCTTAACTTCTCTTTCACCAATGACTACTATGTATGGTATCCATTCCCTACCAGCATCCCTTATCTTTTTCCCTAGGCTCTCACCACGATCATCTATATCTACTCTAAACCCGGCATTCTCTATTTTCTCAGCAACTTTTTCTGCATAATCCAAGTATTTGTTCTTTATAGGTATAATCCTAACCTGCACCGGGGCCAGCCATGTCGGTATATATGGAGTCTTACCCTCCCTCTCCATTAATGCTGCTGTATCAAATATTGTATATATGAATCTCTCAATGCCGCCAATAATTGCTGTATGTATGATTACAGGATGATGTTTTTCCCCTTTCTCATCAGTATATGTAATATTGAATCTTTTACCATTACCAATATCTATCTGGAACGTTGCGATTTCACGCGGCCTATTCAGATTATCTATAATATGATACTCAACATTTAATACCCAATAATATATTCCACTAGGTATGACAGACACTAGTACTGGATAATTTTCTCTACGCACAAACTCTATGAGAACATCTCGGTGCTTCTCGAAGAAATCACTGGTAACATTATATAGTGCTACATATTTTCTACCAATCTTAGCTATTTCTTCAAGGATCTTATCCTGCACTATACGTGACATCTTAATTGCTTCATCTAGATCCTTATTCAAGATATGTAGATCGGGCATATAGAATTTTCTAAGTCTAAAACATAGATTAAGTTCTCCTCTCTGCTCAAGACGATAACTATCAGCTACTTCAAACATTCCAAAGGGCAGATTCTTATAACTAATAATCCAATCCCTCAACATAGCGAATTGTTGGTGGCAAGCAGCATATCTCAATACAAATTTCTCATTATCTACTTTAAGCTCATATAGTCTATCACCAAATAATAGAGCATGCTCGAGAACAGGTTTTTCCGATAAATTAAACATATTGGTACCCATAACCCTATATACTGGTATTCCCAAACTTCTCACAACATTCCATGAATACTGCATAATGGAATCCATTATAACTACTGCATGAGGCCCATACCTCATATGTCCATGATCACTCATGGGTTCCCATTCGAACCCGAACTTTCTACAGTAATCATTTACCCTATTAACTCCGCCAGGAAGTTCCTTTCCAAAAACTTCTTTGTCAACAAGTATTTTTAGATCAGGATATTTATCGTAGTCGAATTTTTCCGGATCATAAACTTTACCATCCGGCGTCAATATATAGAATTCCTTCTTTAGTTCCCGCCTAACAACTTCTCCGCCTTCAGTGATTCTTATCGTTTTAGATAGCTCACTTAATGGATGACCGTAGCAGTCAAGCATGAATTCCTTATACCATCCAAAAGGTGCTCTACGAACTTCCAGATCTATT
This is a stretch of genomic DNA from Staphylothermus hellenicus DSM 12710. It encodes these proteins:
- a CDS encoding ASCH domain-containing protein; the encoded protein is MTTRESRKFIGRHLMVKGKYINGILSGRKKATIRRGIVKPRYKEIIVHGAGRPIAKIYVERVYYKRLHELTDEDAVKDGFSSREELVNELKKVYPGIKDDEWVTIIEFKVIQRLDHLETEDPYLGLAPADIARIALRYLEDELGGKDKEILLDLTRTGSIRSTAVRLFGTLNKRYIVRKVLRKTLNKLIEKGIIRVGRGNK
- a CDS encoding threonine--tRNA ligase, translating into MRILTIHARKFRYKALSQALDKPEALTGENKEGFFENVLVVFTSVEEGDNDKVVEKAVAEILDVANRVKPKTILLYPYAHLSSDLASPSQALEIMKLLEQRLRSRIDLEVRRAPFGWYKEFMLDCYGHPLSELSKTIRITEGGEVVRRELKKEFYILTPDGKVYDPEKFDYDKYPDLKILVDKEVFGKELPGGVNRVNDYCRKFGFEWEPMSDHGHMRYGPHAVVIMDSIMQYSWNVVRSLGIPVYRVMGTNMFNLSEKPVLEHALLFGDRLYELKVDNEKFVLRYAACHQQFAMLRDWIISYKNLPFGMFEVADSYRLEQRGELNLCFRLRKFYMPDLHILNKDLDEAIKMSRIVQDKILEEIAKIGRKYVALYNVTSDFFEKHRDVLIEFVRRENYPVLVSVIPSGIYYWVLNVEYHIIDNLNRPREIATFQIDIGNGKRFNITYTDEKGEKHHPVIIHTAIIGGIERFIYTIFDTAALMEREGKTPYIPTWLAPVQVRIIPIKNKYLDYAEKVAEKIENAGFRVDIDDRGESLGKKIRDAGREWIPYIVVIGEREVKSNTINVRIRRTNDQKVMVTDELIRILEEETKNYPRVSLTMPKYLSKRPIPSYHA